One Paenibacillus crassostreae DNA segment encodes these proteins:
- a CDS encoding glycosyltransferase, protein MVTISLCMIVRDEEATIERCLKSVVGIVDEINIIDTGSVDRTKEIVGKYTDRIFDYEWIDNFGDARNYSFSKATKDFVLWLDADDVIEEADRKRFSKLKQKLTNQYDRVTMPYLLSFDTNGKPSSSLRRNRLVRRACGFQWIGPVHEYLSVFGPSLDSDVCITHRKEKTYTDRNLQIYQQRLDVGEEFSTRDLYYYANELKDHQMYDKAVIFYDKMLRTKEGWIEDNIQACLKMANCYSMLGNKDEQFISLARVLCYEKPRAEVSCEFGNYFFAEKQYDTAIYWYVQATQIENVARLGITNSSSSTWYPHLQLCLCYDRLKQYDKAYEHNEKAAAFHPTHPSMIYNRKYFRDTHKIGDPS, encoded by the coding sequence ATGGTGACTATAAGCTTATGTATGATCGTAAGGGATGAAGAAGCCACAATTGAGCGATGTTTAAAGTCTGTGGTAGGAATTGTGGATGAGATCAATATTATCGACACGGGATCTGTTGATCGAACTAAAGAAATCGTAGGAAAGTATACGGATCGTATTTTCGATTATGAATGGATTGATAACTTCGGTGATGCTCGCAACTACTCATTCTCGAAAGCAACGAAGGATTTTGTATTATGGTTGGATGCTGATGATGTCATTGAAGAAGCCGATCGCAAGAGGTTTAGTAAGCTTAAGCAAAAGTTAACTAATCAATATGATCGTGTGACGATGCCATACTTACTTTCTTTTGATACCAATGGGAAGCCGTCATCGAGCTTGCGTCGTAATCGTCTTGTACGTAGAGCATGCGGATTCCAATGGATTGGTCCGGTACATGAATACTTGAGTGTTTTCGGCCCATCTCTAGATAGTGATGTGTGCATTACGCATCGGAAGGAGAAGACCTATACAGATCGAAATTTACAGATCTATCAGCAAAGATTGGATGTTGGGGAAGAGTTCTCGACGCGTGATCTCTATTATTATGCGAACGAGTTAAAAGACCACCAAATGTACGACAAGGCAGTCATATTTTACGATAAAATGCTTCGAACAAAAGAGGGCTGGATCGAAGATAATATTCAAGCATGCCTGAAAATGGCAAATTGTTATAGTATGTTGGGCAATAAAGATGAGCAATTCATATCTCTAGCTAGAGTCTTATGTTATGAGAAACCACGTGCGGAGGTTTCCTGTGAATTCGGCAATTACTTCTTTGCAGAGAAGCAGTACGATACAGCAATTTACTGGTATGTACAGGCAACCCAGATTGAGAATGTTGCTAGGTTGGGTATAACCAATAGTTCTTCTTCAACTTGGTATCCTCATCTTCAACTATGTTTATGTTACGACCGTTTGAAGCAATATGACAAAGCATATGAACATAATGAGAAGGCAGCCGCATTTCATCCTACTCATCCTAGTATGATTTATAATCGCAAATACTTCAGAGATACTCATAAGATAGGAGATCCGTCATGA
- a CDS encoding BclA C-terminal domain-containing protein: MSQSNIPNITPSISVTREEAITLLLSSIAMEELGLSHIINAEGEKLQYVLGTLPGITGPGATIADLLNVNESVRETLRETVKKEWILTNKLEAILSAPTLLGPTGPTGATGPSGGPTGATGTTGPTGPTGPTGPTGEFETGGFLFNVVDPEGTTVPVNFADSLIFASNTLAIGVTSGSAIVQIETIGSPTGDTGATGETGATGAIGETGATGATGETGATGATGATGETGATGATGETGATGATGATGDTGATGATGDTGATGATGETGATGATGETGATGATGETGATGATGETGATGATGETGATGATGETGATGATGDTGATGATGDTGATGDTGATGETGETGATGATGETGATGVTGETGATGATGATGDTGATGETGATGATGETGATGATGETGATGATGDTGATGATGDTGATGATGDTGATGETGETGATGATGATGETGATGATGETGATGATGDTGATGATGETGATGATGETGATGATGETGATGATGETGATGATGETGATGATGETGATGVTGETGATGETGDTGATGATGETGATGATGETGATGATGETGATGATGETGATGVTGETGATGETGDTGATGATGETGATGATGDTGATGATGETGATGATGDTGATGATGETGATGATGETGATGATGDTGATGATGETGATGATGETGEAFTDVNAFAANTSGAIIAVLLGGTDIPLPDDHILNGITINGASTIITIPTAGTYMISYQINLTAALAVNSQLLINGVALTPSIVNPVLSLSSFNNTVITVLGAGTTVQLQLFGLLGAATLLGGGAGAALTIVQVS, translated from the coding sequence ATGTCACAATCGAATATTCCTAATATTACTCCTAGCATTTCAGTAACGCGTGAGGAAGCAATAACGTTGTTACTGTCATCCATAGCGATGGAGGAATTAGGACTGAGTCACATTATTAATGCAGAGGGGGAGAAGCTACAATATGTTCTTGGGACATTACCTGGTATTACTGGCCCTGGAGCAACGATAGCAGATCTTTTGAATGTAAATGAAAGTGTACGTGAAACACTTAGAGAAACTGTTAAAAAAGAATGGATCTTGACGAATAAGTTAGAAGCTATTCTATCTGCTCCTACCTTGTTGGGACCAACAGGACCAACAGGAGCGACTGGCCCTTCTGGAGGGCCAACAGGCGCTACAGGCACCACAGGACCAACTGGTCCAACAGGGCCAACAGGTCCTACGGGTGAATTTGAGACGGGAGGATTCTTATTTAATGTTGTAGATCCAGAAGGAACAACTGTTCCAGTGAATTTTGCAGATAGTTTAATCTTTGCATCCAACACACTCGCGATTGGAGTAACATCAGGATCTGCAATCGTACAGATTGAGACTATTGGTTCACCAACAGGCGATACCGGAGCAACAGGTGAAACTGGAGCAACAGGAGCAATAGGTGAAACTGGAGCAACAGGAGCAACAGGTGAAACTGGAGCAACAGGAGCAACAGGAGCAACAGGTGAAACTGGAGCAACAGGAGCAACAGGTGAAACTGGAGCAACAGGAGCAACAGGGGCAACTGGCGATACTGGAGCAACGGGAGCAACTGGTGATACCGGAGCAACAGGGGCAACTGGCGAAACCGGAGCAACGGGAGCAACAGGCGAAACCGGAGCAACGGGAGCAACAGGCGAAACCGGAGCAACAGGAGCCACAGGTGAAACCGGAGCAACAGGGGCCACAGGTGAAACCGGAGCAACAGGAGCCACAGGTGAAACCGGAGCAACAGGGGCAACAGGCGATACCGGAGCAACGGGAGCAACTGGTGATACCGGAGCAACTGGTGATACCGGTGCAACAGGTGAAACTGGCGAAACCGGAGCAACAGGGGCAACTGGCGAAACCGGAGCAACCGGAGTGACAGGTGAAACCGGAGCAACAGGAGCAACTGGAGCAACTGGTGATACCGGAGCAACAGGTGAGACTGGAGCAACAGGGGCCACAGGTGAAACCGGAGCAACAGGAGCCACAGGTGAAACCGGAGCAACAGGGGCAACAGGCGATACCGGAGCAACGGGAGCAACTGGTGATACCGGAGCAACGGGAGCAACTGGTGATACCGGAGCAACTGGTGAAACTGGCGAAACCGGAGCAACAGGGGCAACAGGGGCAACAGGTGAGACTGGAGCAACAGGGGCAACTGGCGAAACCGGAGCAACAGGAGCAACAGGCGATACCGGAGCAACCGGAGCAACTGGCGAAACCGGAGCAACGGGAGCAACTGGCGAAACCGGAGCAACAGGGGCAACTGGCGAAACCGGAGCAACAGGGGCCACAGGTGAGACTGGAGCAACGGGAGCTACTGGCGAAACCGGAGCAACAGGGGCAACTGGTGAAACCGGAGCAACAGGGGTAACTGGCGAAACAGGAGCAACTGGTGAAACTGGCGATACCGGAGCAACAGGAGCCACAGGTGAAACCGGAGCAACAGGAGCCACAGGTGAAACCGGAGCAACAGGAGCCACAGGTGAAACCGGAGCAACAGGGGCCACAGGTGAGACTGGAGCAACAGGGGTAACTGGCGAAACCGGAGCAACTGGTGAAACTGGCGATACCGGAGCAACAGGAGCAACTGGTGAAACCGGAGCAACGGGAGCAACTGGCGATACCGGAGCAACAGGAGCCACAGGTGAAACCGGAGCAACAGGAGCCACAGGCGATACCGGAGCAACAGGAGCCACAGGTGAAACAGGAGCAACGGGAGCGACTGGCGAAACCGGAGCAACCGGGGCAACAGGCGATACCGGAGCAACCGGGGCAACAGGTGAGACTGGAGCAACGGGAGCCACAGGTGAAACCGGAGAAGCGTTTACCGATGTGAATGCATTTGCTGCTAATACTTCTGGTGCAATAATTGCAGTTCTCCTTGGTGGTACTGATATTCCGCTTCCGGATGATCATATTTTAAACGGAATAACAATTAATGGAGCGAGTACTATCATCACAATCCCAACTGCCGGAACGTATATGATATCTTATCAAATCAACCTGACTGCAGCTTTAGCTGTAAACTCACAGCTTCTAATTAATGGCGTAGCGTTGACGCCTTCGATTGTCAATCCAGTCCTAAGCTTATCAAGCTTTAATAATACAGTTATAACGGTTCTAGGGGCAGGAACGACTGTGCAATTGCAATTATTCGGTCTATTAGGTGCGGCAACGCTACTTGGTGGCGGTGCAGGCGCGGCGTTGACAATTGTTCAAGTTTCATAA
- the rfbF gene encoding glucose-1-phosphate cytidylyltransferase, translated as MKVVILAGGYGTRISEETYLKPKPMIEIGDKPLLWHVMKIYSHYGYQDFIICLGYKGNVIKEYFAHYYLYGSDVTIDFGHSNTNEITVHNRYLDPWKVTLVDTGQDTMTGGRIKRIQKYVGDEAFMLTYGDGLSDIDIGELVKFHDAHGKQATVTATQPTGRFGALQLTDKQQVLGFQEKPQGDGGWVNGGFFMLEPTIFNLIEKDCTVWEREPLEELAKSGELMAFKHHGFWHPMDTLRDKNYLEDLWKSGKGYWNKG; from the coding sequence ATGAAGGTTGTTATTCTGGCTGGAGGTTATGGAACGAGAATCAGTGAAGAGACCTATTTGAAGCCGAAGCCGATGATCGAGATAGGTGATAAACCACTGCTCTGGCATGTCATGAAAATCTACTCGCATTATGGATACCAGGATTTCATCATTTGTCTCGGTTACAAGGGGAATGTCATCAAAGAATACTTTGCACATTATTATTTGTATGGCTCTGATGTAACGATTGATTTCGGACATTCCAATACGAACGAAATCACTGTACACAATCGCTATCTGGATCCATGGAAGGTGACGTTAGTGGATACGGGACAAGATACGATGACGGGAGGGCGGATTAAACGCATACAGAAATATGTGGGTGATGAAGCTTTTATGCTGACATATGGAGACGGCTTATCGGATATCGATATAGGAGAACTTGTTAAATTCCATGATGCACATGGTAAGCAGGCAACCGTTACAGCTACACAGCCGACAGGACGGTTTGGAGCATTACAATTGACGGATAAGCAACAGGTGCTCGGATTTCAGGAGAAGCCACAAGGGGATGGAGGTTGGGTGAATGGAGGCTTCTTTATGCTCGAGCCAACGATCTTCAATCTAATCGAAAAGGATTGCACGGTGTGGGAACGAGAACCGCTTGAAGAGCTTGCTAAATCTGGTGAACTAATGGCCTTTAAACATCACGGATTCTGGCATCCAATGGACACTTTGCGTGATAAAAATTATTTAGAAGACCTGTGGAAATCGGGTAAAGGGTACTGGAATAAGGGCTAA
- a CDS encoding glycosyltransferase family 2 protein, which yields MTHKTSIIILTHNQLPITQMCLSSIRCYTDEPYELIVVDNGSTDATVSYLKSQADVKSIFNNINLGFAKGCNQGIEVATGDTILFLNNDTIVTPNWLTAMLRVLYGDDDIGAVGPVTNYASGQQKIAVGYDDLTGLNAFAHEHGTRHAGYSFDVRRIIGFCMLFKRKIIEEVGGFDERYGLGNYEDDDMCLRVLNRGYRLRVVYDSYIHHFGHMTTKILQNANLGGLLVINREKAREKWGQDIHSLIYKDPVAITLVLPIDEHTVDHVKVILPQIQQMAEEIIVLDRGADASVLAKVLELTSKVVKSGTDTPEVWWSRIVTESTKKFLFWMNPAEHMSADERRKLSGIKLSLHDQVDAVSIQLQLEGGEPTTGGESSIVRRNRIVRRDAAFQWDDLNDEFLLESEGHVESSDILITY from the coding sequence ATGACACACAAGACTAGCATCATTATTCTGACTCACAATCAATTACCCATTACCCAAATGTGTTTGTCCAGCATTCGATGTTATACAGATGAGCCTTATGAACTGATTGTTGTAGATAACGGATCAACAGATGCGACTGTGAGTTATTTAAAGAGTCAGGCAGATGTGAAATCTATATTCAATAATATCAATCTAGGCTTTGCCAAAGGCTGTAATCAGGGAATAGAAGTAGCGACTGGAGATACTATCCTCTTCTTAAATAATGATACAATCGTAACTCCGAACTGGCTAACGGCAATGTTGAGGGTGTTATATGGAGATGACGATATCGGGGCTGTCGGACCTGTTACGAATTATGCGAGTGGACAACAGAAGATTGCAGTTGGATATGATGATTTAACAGGATTAAATGCTTTTGCCCATGAACATGGGACACGTCATGCGGGGTACTCATTTGATGTTCGCAGGATTATCGGTTTTTGCATGTTGTTTAAACGCAAAATAATTGAAGAGGTTGGTGGATTCGACGAACGATATGGGCTGGGAAACTACGAGGACGATGATATGTGCCTGAGGGTATTGAATCGGGGGTATCGATTAAGAGTTGTTTACGACTCATATATTCATCATTTTGGACATATGACAACAAAAATATTACAGAATGCGAATCTTGGTGGTTTGCTTGTGATTAATCGGGAAAAGGCAAGGGAAAAGTGGGGTCAGGATATTCACTCGCTGATTTATAAAGATCCGGTAGCGATCACGCTTGTCCTTCCAATAGATGAGCATACCGTTGACCATGTAAAAGTCATACTTCCTCAGATTCAGCAGATGGCTGAAGAAATCATTGTGTTAGATAGGGGTGCAGATGCTAGTGTATTAGCAAAAGTACTGGAGTTAACGAGTAAGGTTGTAAAATCGGGAACGGATACTCCGGAAGTATGGTGGTCTCGTATTGTTACAGAATCAACGAAGAAGTTTCTATTCTGGATGAATCCTGCAGAGCATATGTCGGCTGATGAACGGAGAAAGTTATCAGGTATAAAGCTATCTCTTCATGATCAGGTGGATGCTGTCTCAATCCAATTACAGTTGGAGGGTGGTGAACCAACAACAGGAGGTGAGTCATCCATTGTTCGGCGGAATCGGATTGTTCGGCGGGACGCAGCATTTCAATGGGATGATTTGAATGATGAATTTCTACTTGAATCGGAGGGACATGTAGAATCTAGTGATATACTTATTACCTACTAA
- a CDS encoding glycosyltransferase, which produces MDNNSEEFKKLSLCMIVRNEEEKLAQCLKSVRAVVDEIIIVDTGSEDRTKEIALSFNASVYSYEWNDDFAAARNYGLEKSTGDWVLWLDADEEVAGESVELLRNVLKEDKYWLGSVQIINYYGPLPASYNQSHLLAQYRLFRNNSNLRFRNAVHEQLDISELGLTKQSVITLPVNIHHYGYMDYEVEVKGKSERNLRLLEKEKQLEDYDPWIDYHIGSELYRSGELVQAFESVNTSIRRFLEKKSMPPSLLYKLKYSILLALGSYEGAKDGINFAIQLYPDYVDLHFYRGIIYMQSKEYTKALISFNHCLELKEVNTAHLIMVGVGSFYSHYYIGVCHQNLKNYEKAKDAYLKTLELLPDHRDAHEALKLIEGSSATTFGAIGE; this is translated from the coding sequence GTGGATAATAATTCGGAGGAATTTAAAAAGTTGTCACTCTGTATGATTGTACGAAATGAAGAGGAAAAACTTGCACAATGCTTGAAGAGTGTTAGGGCTGTAGTCGATGAGATTATTATTGTCGATACAGGTTCAGAGGATCGGACGAAAGAAATTGCCCTGAGTTTCAATGCTTCAGTCTATTCTTACGAGTGGAATGATGATTTCGCGGCTGCACGTAATTATGGTCTCGAGAAGAGCACAGGAGATTGGGTGCTCTGGCTTGATGCTGATGAAGAAGTGGCGGGGGAAAGTGTTGAATTATTACGAAATGTGTTAAAAGAAGATAAGTATTGGTTGGGTAGTGTCCAAATCATTAACTATTATGGTCCACTTCCAGCTAGTTATAATCAGTCGCACTTGTTAGCACAGTATCGGCTCTTCCGTAATAATTCCAATCTCCGCTTTCGTAATGCCGTTCATGAGCAATTAGATATATCCGAATTAGGTTTAACTAAACAATCAGTTATTACACTTCCTGTCAATATTCATCATTATGGTTATATGGACTATGAGGTAGAGGTTAAAGGGAAATCCGAGCGCAATTTACGTCTACTGGAGAAAGAGAAGCAACTGGAAGATTATGATCCTTGGATCGATTATCATATCGGTAGCGAACTTTATCGTTCAGGAGAACTTGTTCAGGCCTTCGAGTCTGTGAACACGTCTATTCGTCGCTTTTTAGAAAAAAAATCCATGCCACCTTCCCTATTGTATAAATTAAAATACTCTATTTTACTTGCACTTGGAAGTTATGAAGGTGCCAAAGATGGAATAAATTTTGCAATTCAACTCTATCCCGACTATGTGGATTTACACTTCTACAGAGGGATTATCTATATGCAATCTAAGGAGTACACGAAAGCGTTGATATCCTTTAATCACTGTTTGGAACTGAAGGAGGTAAATACGGCACATTTAATTATGGTTGGCGTAGGCAGCTTCTATTCTCATTATTATATTGGAGTCTGTCACCAAAATCTGAAGAACTATGAAAAAGCTAAGGATGCCTATTTGAAAACCCTTGAATTGTTACCAGATCATAGGGATGCACATGAAGCCCTTAAGTTAATAGAAGGATCTTCTGCAACAACTTTCGGAGCCATTGGAGAGTAG
- the rfbG gene encoding CDP-glucose 4,6-dehydratase: MSALSNSFWNGKRVMITGHTGFKGSWLCLWLHALGAQITGYGLNPRNSPSLFESARIQDICRSVTADIRDYDSLLRTINEVKPEIIIHMAAQPLVRYSYTHPVETYEVNTLGTVYLLEAIRTATISGINIHAVLNVTTDKCYENQEWAWGYRENDPLGGYDPYSNSKACSELVTSAFRKSYFHPTNYDVHGISIATARAGNVIGGGDWSVDRIVPDCIRALLSGNRLPIRYPAAIRPWQHVLDPLQGYMLLIQRMVEQGEKYADAWNFGPSEDSVRNVNWLVKTLGALWGEPDFYDIQSGTTLHETSTLRLDSARAKQDIGWQPKWDVDQAITGTVEWYKAYQRQEDMRNVTLDQINAYMLKDA, from the coding sequence TTGAGTGCGCTGAGTAATTCATTCTGGAATGGAAAAAGAGTGATGATTACGGGTCATACAGGATTTAAAGGAAGCTGGCTATGCTTATGGCTGCATGCACTGGGGGCGCAAATAACTGGATATGGATTGAATCCTAGGAATTCCCCTAGTTTGTTCGAGTCAGCACGTATTCAGGATATTTGTCGTTCCGTTACTGCTGATATTCGAGATTATGACTCATTACTCCGTACGATCAATGAGGTGAAGCCAGAGATTATTATTCATATGGCTGCGCAGCCACTTGTTCGCTATTCTTATACCCATCCTGTTGAAACGTATGAGGTAAATACTCTTGGAACAGTCTATCTCCTTGAAGCAATACGAACTGCTACAATAAGCGGAATAAACATCCATGCAGTACTCAATGTGACTACAGATAAATGCTATGAGAATCAAGAATGGGCATGGGGTTACCGCGAGAATGATCCATTAGGAGGATATGATCCTTATTCCAATAGTAAAGCCTGTTCAGAGTTGGTAACTTCTGCTTTTCGTAAAAGTTATTTTCACCCTACCAACTACGATGTGCATGGTATCAGTATTGCTACGGCAAGAGCTGGTAATGTCATTGGTGGTGGAGATTGGTCAGTGGACCGAATCGTTCCGGACTGTATTCGTGCTTTATTATCTGGTAATAGATTACCCATCCGCTATCCTGCGGCGATCCGACCCTGGCAGCATGTACTTGATCCTTTGCAAGGCTACATGTTACTTATTCAGAGGATGGTGGAGCAAGGAGAGAAGTATGCTGATGCATGGAACTTTGGACCAAGTGAAGACAGTGTTCGGAATGTGAATTGGTTAGTCAAGACATTAGGAGCGTTATGGGGCGAACCTGACTTTTATGATATCCAGAGTGGAACTACTCTCCATGAGACTTCTACACTTAGGCTTGATAGTGCAAGAGCCAAGCAGGATATAGGATGGCAGCCTAAATGGGACGTGGATCAGGCGATCACTGGAACAGTAGAATGGTATAAGGCTTATCAGAGACAAGAAGATATGAGGAATGTAACCTTAGATCAGATCAATGCTTATATGTTAAAGGATGCCTAG
- the rfbH gene encoding lipopolysaccharide biosynthesis protein RfbH, protein MTGSARDIREQILELAVEYYATKWPEKPYRRGVDYVPVSGKVFDSSEVVNLLDASLDFTLTSERYGRKFEREFAKFMQCKYALLTNSGSSANLLAFSALTSPQLGERRLQPGDEVITVAAGFPTTVNPILQHGMIPVFLDVDIPTYNINISLLEEAIGEKTKAIIIAHTLGNPYQVDEVKRIADKYNLWLIEDCCDAVGTKYKGQQVGTFGDLATVSFYPAHHITMGEGGAVLTASPKLKKIVESFRDWGRDCWCNPGKDNTCGKRFGWQLGDLPYGYDHKYTYSHIGYNLKVTDMQAAVGVAQLQKLPDFIAKRRSNFDYLKEELKLLADVLILPEATAGSEPSWFGFPITVRAQAPLSRNELVQELEKLRIGTRLLFAGNILRQPAYKDIPHRIVGTLQNTDRIMNDTFWIGLYPGLTLDMLQYVADSIHHLLKGRVLS, encoded by the coding sequence ATGACAGGATCAGCACGGGATATACGGGAACAAATATTGGAGTTAGCCGTTGAATATTATGCTACCAAGTGGCCAGAGAAACCTTATCGGCGTGGAGTAGATTATGTTCCGGTCAGTGGCAAAGTATTCGATAGTTCGGAAGTAGTGAATCTGCTTGATGCGTCACTTGATTTCACTTTAACGTCAGAACGTTACGGACGCAAATTCGAGCGAGAATTCGCCAAATTCATGCAGTGCAAATATGCGCTACTAACGAATTCGGGGTCAAGCGCCAATTTGCTTGCATTCTCCGCATTAACCTCTCCACAGCTTGGTGAACGTCGACTTCAGCCAGGAGACGAAGTGATCACTGTAGCGGCAGGATTTCCGACAACCGTTAATCCAATTTTGCAACATGGCATGATCCCTGTATTCCTTGATGTAGATATCCCTACTTATAATATCAACATTTCATTATTAGAAGAGGCTATAGGAGAGAAAACAAAGGCGATCATCATCGCACATACCCTCGGAAATCCATATCAAGTAGATGAAGTGAAACGAATAGCGGATAAGTATAATCTATGGCTAATTGAAGATTGTTGTGATGCTGTTGGAACGAAATATAAGGGGCAACAGGTTGGAACATTCGGTGATTTAGCCACTGTCAGCTTCTATCCTGCTCACCATATTACGATGGGTGAAGGAGGAGCCGTTCTAACAGCTTCGCCTAAACTTAAGAAAATCGTAGAATCGTTCCGGGATTGGGGTAGAGATTGCTGGTGTAATCCCGGGAAGGACAATACATGCGGGAAGCGGTTTGGTTGGCAACTAGGAGATCTCCCTTATGGATACGATCATAAATATACGTACAGTCATATTGGTTATAATCTCAAGGTTACTGATATGCAAGCAGCAGTTGGTGTTGCACAGTTACAGAAATTACCTGATTTTATTGCCAAGCGAAGGTCCAATTTTGATTACTTGAAGGAAGAGTTAAAGTTATTAGCGGATGTACTGATCTTACCGGAAGCCACTGCTGGCAGTGAACCTTCCTGGTTCGGGTTTCCCATTACAGTGAGGGCTCAGGCACCTCTTTCACGAAATGAACTTGTTCAAGAACTAGAAAAATTAAGGATTGGGACTCGCTTGTTATTTGCAGGTAATATTTTACGTCAGCCGGCATATAAAGACATTCCACATCGCATTGTTGGCACGTTGCAGAATACCGACCGAATCATGAATGATACGTTTTGGATAGGTTTATACCCAGGGCTAACGTTAGATATGCTTCAATACGTCGCTGATAGTATTCATCACCTGTTGAAGGGAAGGGTTCTTTCATGA